One genomic segment of [Phormidium] sp. ETS-05 includes these proteins:
- a CDS encoding DUF86 domain-containing protein, whose amino-acid sequence MFIDNRTRMLHIVDAARDAVSFAENRTKNDLDTDKMLSFALVRCLEIIGEAASRITKQRRDELSQIEWAKIVGLRNRIIHAYFDIDFDIVWDTVTMDLPVLIAQLEEIIQSEPEG is encoded by the coding sequence ATGTTTATCGATAACCGGACTCGGATGCTTCATATAGTTGATGCTGCCAGAGATGCAGTTTCATTTGCCGAAAATCGCACCAAAAATGACCTAGACACAGATAAAATGCTGTCCTTTGCACTGGTGCGATGTTTGGAAATTATCGGGGAGGCGGCTTCCCGCATTACAAAACAGCGCCGGGACGAATTATCCCAAATCGAATGGGCGAAAATAGTTGGCCTAAGAAATAGGATAATTCATGCCTATTTTGATATAGATTTCGATATTGTTTGGGATACGGTGACTATGGATTTACCTGTACTCATCGCCCAGCTAGAAGAAATTATCCAATCAGAACCGGAGGGCTAA
- the ureG gene encoding urease accessory protein UreG — protein sequence MSAFRVGIAGPVGSGKTALVEALCKAMREQYHLAVVTNDIYTQEDAQFLVRSQALERERIIGVETGGCPHTAIREDASLNLGAIAQLERQFSHLDIVFVESGGDNLAATFSPELVDLTIYVIDVAAGDKIPRKGGPGITKSDLLVINKTDLAPLVGADLGVMERDARQMRGDRPFTFTNLKTKTGLETVIEFIRANLV from the coding sequence ATGAGTGCTTTTCGGGTAGGAATTGCGGGCCCGGTGGGGTCGGGGAAAACGGCTTTGGTGGAAGCTCTGTGCAAGGCAATGCGGGAGCAGTATCATTTGGCGGTAGTGACGAATGATATTTATACTCAGGAAGATGCCCAGTTTTTAGTCCGTTCTCAGGCTTTGGAGCGGGAACGGATTATCGGGGTGGAAACCGGCGGTTGTCCTCATACGGCGATTCGGGAAGATGCTTCCCTGAATTTAGGGGCGATCGCGCAACTAGAACGACAGTTTAGCCACCTGGATATCGTGTTTGTGGAAAGTGGCGGCGATAACCTAGCCGCCACGTTTAGTCCAGAATTAGTGGATTTAACCATTTATGTGATTGATGTGGCTGCTGGTGATAAAATACCGCGCAAAGGGGGACCCGGTATTACCAAATCTGATTTGCTGGTGATTAATAAAACTGACTTGGCTCCTTTAGTGGGAGCAGATTTGGGCGTGATGGAGCGGGATGCTCGCCAAATGCGGGGCGATCGACCCTTTACCTTTACCAATTTAAAGACCAAAACCGGACTAGAAACCGTGATTGAGTTTATCCGCGCTAATCTGGTGTAG
- a CDS encoding branched-chain amino acid ABC transporter permease: MAVFFESLFNGVSIGAVLLIAALGLGIVFGIMGVINLAHGELMMLGAYTTFLVQNTFKALGEPWFSGYIIVALPVAFIVAAAAGLALERGVIRYLYGRPLETLLATWGVSLILQQFVRQVSWVMCLQIVLFCLLFFGGLWVIKRRPDFERIRQWAIVVLLPLAAGISLVCGTILGQIFKLAVTKPWFGAQGVDVTAPGWLRGGLPLGSFQLPFVRLFIIALTIICVVGIYLFLLKSPWGLRIRAVTQNRSMSACLGIPTQKVDALTFALGSGLAGIAGCAISLLGSVGPNTGQNYIVDAFMVVVVGGVGKIVGTVVAALAIGLVNYIIGSGVLALMVSPGNPIFDFLTFFATTSMARVMVFVLIIIFLQLRPAGLFPQKGRTVDA, from the coding sequence ATGGCAGTATTTTTTGAGAGTCTATTTAATGGCGTCAGCATCGGAGCGGTTTTATTAATTGCCGCTTTGGGCTTAGGCATTGTCTTCGGCATTATGGGCGTGATTAACCTAGCTCATGGCGAATTAATGATGCTAGGAGCCTATACCACATTTCTGGTACAAAATACCTTTAAAGCCCTAGGAGAACCTTGGTTTAGCGGCTATATTATTGTGGCGCTACCGGTGGCATTTATTGTGGCTGCAGCAGCGGGATTAGCTCTAGAACGAGGCGTAATTCGCTATCTCTACGGTCGCCCCTTAGAAACCCTGCTGGCTACTTGGGGCGTCAGTTTAATTCTCCAACAGTTTGTCCGCCAGGTTAGCTGGGTGATGTGCCTGCAAATTGTCCTATTTTGTCTGCTATTTTTTGGCGGCTTATGGGTCATCAAGCGGCGACCAGATTTTGAGCGGATTAGACAGTGGGCGATCGTGGTACTATTACCCCTAGCGGCGGGTATTTCCTTGGTTTGTGGTACGATTTTAGGGCAAATATTTAAACTAGCTGTCACCAAACCCTGGTTTGGGGCGCAGGGGGTGGATGTGACTGCACCTGGGTGGCTGCGCGGCGGGTTGCCTTTGGGCAGTTTTCAATTACCTTTCGTGCGGTTGTTTATTATCGCCCTCACCATCATTTGTGTGGTAGGAATTTACCTGTTTTTGTTAAAATCGCCCTGGGGTTTGCGCATTCGTGCTGTCACCCAAAATCGGAGTATGAGTGCTTGTTTGGGCATTCCCACGCAAAAAGTAGATGCTTTAACCTTTGCCCTAGGTTCTGGTTTGGCAGGAATTGCCGGTTGTGCCATTAGTTTGCTCGGTTCCGTGGGACCAAATACGGGACAAAACTATATTGTGGATGCGTTTATGGTGGTGGTAGTGGGTGGTGTCGGCAAAATTGTCGGGACGGTGGTGGCAGCACTGGCGATCGGCCTGGTAAACTACATCATTGGTTCTGGTGTCCTCGCCTTAATGGTATCCCCCGGTAATCCAATATTTGATTTCTTGACATTTTTTGCCACTACAAGCATGGCAAGAGTGATGGTATTTGTATTAATCATCATCTTCCTGCAATTACGTCCGGCGGGACTGTTCCCCCAAAAAGGACGCACCGTAGATGCCTAG
- a CDS encoding urease subunit beta, which yields MIPGEVIYQAGDIELNAGRETVRLRVANTGDRPIQVGSHFHFYEVNAALTFERERALGMHLNIPAGTAVRFEPGDDKEVELVPFVGSRQVYGFNGLINGSLDGKGGN from the coding sequence ATGATTCCGGGAGAAGTTATCTATCAAGCGGGTGATATTGAGTTAAATGCAGGACGGGAAACGGTGCGGTTGCGGGTGGCAAATACGGGTGATCGTCCGATTCAAGTCGGCTCCCACTTTCACTTTTATGAAGTAAACGCCGCTTTAACCTTTGAGCGGGAGCGGGCTCTAGGTATGCACCTAAATATCCCCGCCGGGACTGCAGTGCGGTTTGAGCCGGGAGATGATAAAGAGGTGGAATTAGTCCCCTTTGTGGGGAGTCGCCAAGTTTATGGTTTTAACGGCTTAATTAATGGCTCTTTAGACGGGAAAGGCGGAAATTAA
- the ureA gene encoding urease subunit gamma, which yields MQLSPQEKDKLLIFTAALLAERRKNRGLKLNYPEAVAYITAGILEGARDGRTVADLMSYGTTLLTRDEVMEGVAEMVTEVQVEATFPDGTKLVTVHNPIQ from the coding sequence ATGCAGCTTTCACCCCAAGAAAAAGATAAATTGTTGATTTTTACGGCGGCATTACTGGCGGAACGGCGCAAAAATCGCGGATTAAAATTGAATTACCCGGAAGCAGTGGCATATATTACCGCTGGCATTCTGGAAGGGGCTAGAGATGGCCGGACTGTGGCGGATTTAATGAGTTATGGAACAACTTTGCTCACGCGGGATGAGGTGATGGAAGGGGTGGCGGAAATGGTGACGGAGGTGCAGGTAGAAGCCACTTTCCCCGATGGTACTAAGTTGGTGACGGTGCATAATCCCATTCAGTAA
- a CDS encoding urease accessory protein UreD, translating to MNPTNLAPSILPSAWHGSLELVYGSKGGGTYITHKKATAPLKLQRPFYPEGEDCCHSVILHTAGGIVGGDRLSQSIHLEPDTHALITTAAAAKIYRSNGQTAYQDINIKIEPGAYLEWLPQENIIFNSARYRQNLHIELAPKAHLLLWEINRFGRSARGEKFHEGNWRGDTEIWQQGIPLWIDRQQLRGSEETCTSPHALGAFPIVATLAWLGEPVTSELIAEARQLWEQYPPKTGQAGVTRLPNGLLCRYRGHSTPEVRQWFIAVWQILRRSVWGRPICLPRVWPL from the coding sequence ATGAATCCCACTAATCTAGCCCCATCTATCCTCCCATCGGCTTGGCATGGGAGTTTAGAATTAGTTTATGGTAGCAAAGGTGGGGGCACCTACATCACCCATAAAAAAGCCACCGCCCCCCTGAAATTACAGCGACCATTTTATCCCGAAGGGGAGGACTGTTGCCATAGCGTTATCCTGCATACGGCTGGGGGCATCGTTGGGGGCGATCGTCTTTCCCAATCCATACACTTAGAGCCAGACACTCATGCCTTAATCACCACCGCCGCCGCCGCCAAAATATATCGCAGTAATGGCCAAACAGCCTATCAAGATATTAACATAAAAATTGAACCGGGCGCCTACTTAGAATGGTTGCCCCAAGAGAATATAATCTTTAATAGCGCCAGATATCGCCAAAATCTCCATATAGAATTAGCCCCCAAAGCCCATCTATTACTATGGGAAATCAACCGATTTGGCCGCAGTGCCAGAGGCGAGAAATTTCACGAAGGAAATTGGCGCGGTGACACGGAAATTTGGCAACAAGGAATTCCCCTCTGGATTGACCGACAACAACTCCGGGGGAGTGAGGAAACCTGCACCAGTCCCCACGCTTTAGGTGCTTTCCCCATAGTTGCTACCCTGGCTTGGTTAGGTGAACCCGTGACCTCCGAACTCATCGCCGAAGCCAGACAATTATGGGAGCAATATCCCCCCAAAACTGGCCAAGCGGGGGTGACACGCCTCCCCAATGGTTTATTATGTAGATACCGTGGCCATTCCACCCCAGAGGTGCGACAATGGTTTATTGCAGTGTGGCAGATCCTCCGCCGATCGGTTTGGGGACGCCCCATCTGTTTGCCCCGAGTATGGCCTCTGTAA
- the urtA gene encoding urea ABC transporter substrate-binding protein, with amino-acid sequence MAHGLGRRKFLLYSSAALGSTFLIKGCATQNSSETGSGTQGGQSAAGGGDTIKVGILHSLSGTMAISEKSVVDAEQLAIEEINNAGGVLGKKIQAIVEDGASDWPTFAEKAKKLIDSDKVVTVFGCWTSASRKAVLPVFESKNHMLWYPVQYEGQECSKNIFYTGAAPNQQIEPAVDWLLENKGKQFFLVGSDYVFPRTANTIIKAQLEAKGGQTVGEDYIPLGGTEVTPIITKIKAALPDGGVIFNTLNGDSNVAFFKQMQGAGLTPDKYPTMSVSIAEEEVRAIGPEYLKGHYAAWNYFQSVDTPENKKFVEAFKTKYGQDRVTNDPMEAAYIMVYLWKQAVEKAAKADDLEAVRKAALGQTFQAPEGLVTMNNNHHIAKTVRIGEIGEDGMFKIVYATPKPVDPIPWNQYVAETKGYACDWSDPAKGGKYKM; translated from the coding sequence ATGGCACATGGATTGGGAAGACGTAAATTTTTACTATACAGTTCAGCAGCCCTGGGAAGCACTTTTCTGATTAAAGGTTGTGCAACGCAAAATAGCAGTGAAACCGGTTCGGGGACACAAGGAGGGCAAAGTGCAGCCGGTGGCGGAGATACCATTAAGGTGGGAATCCTCCATTCCTTGAGCGGGACAATGGCAATCAGTGAAAAAAGTGTGGTGGATGCAGAACAGCTAGCCATTGAGGAGATTAACAATGCTGGCGGGGTTCTGGGCAAGAAAATACAGGCGATCGTCGAAGATGGCGCATCGGACTGGCCCACCTTTGCCGAAAAAGCAAAAAAACTCATTGATAGCGATAAAGTCGTCACCGTGTTTGGCTGCTGGACATCAGCATCTCGCAAAGCCGTATTACCGGTATTTGAGTCAAAAAACCATATGCTGTGGTATCCTGTGCAATATGAAGGCCAGGAATGCTCTAAGAATATTTTCTACACCGGAGCAGCCCCCAATCAGCAGATAGAACCAGCGGTGGATTGGCTGTTAGAAAATAAAGGCAAACAATTTTTCCTAGTCGGATCCGACTACGTATTTCCCCGCACGGCAAACACCATAATCAAAGCCCAACTCGAAGCCAAAGGCGGGCAAACCGTGGGAGAAGATTACATCCCCCTCGGCGGCACGGAAGTCACCCCGATTATCACCAAAATTAAAGCCGCTTTGCCCGATGGCGGGGTAATTTTCAACACTCTGAATGGTGATAGTAACGTAGCATTTTTCAAACAAATGCAGGGAGCCGGGTTGACACCGGATAAATATCCCACCATGTCCGTGAGTATCGCCGAGGAGGAAGTGAGAGCGATCGGGCCAGAATATCTCAAAGGACATTACGCCGCGTGGAACTACTTCCAATCCGTAGATACCCCAGAAAACAAAAAATTTGTCGAAGCCTTCAAGACTAAATATGGCCAAGACCGCGTGACCAACGACCCAATGGAAGCGGCTTACATCATGGTTTACCTGTGGAAACAGGCGGTAGAGAAAGCAGCCAAAGCAGACGACCTCGAAGCCGTGAGAAAAGCCGCCTTGGGGCAAACATTTCAAGCCCCAGAAGGTCTGGTCACGATGAATAACAACCATCATATCGCCAAAACCGTGCGAATTGGAGAAATCGGCGAAGATGGGATGTTTAAAATCGTCTATGCTACACCCAAACCAGTAGATCCCATTCCCTGGAATCAATATGTAGCTGAAACCAAAGGCTACGCCTGCGACTGGTCCGACCCAGCGAAAGGCGGCAAGTACAAGATGTAA
- the urtD gene encoding urea ABC transporter ATP-binding protein UrtD, which produces MNGKILEIENLTVSFDGFNALNNLTFSMNTGELRVIIGPNGAGKTTFLDVITGKVKPTKGRVLFKGRNLRKFSEHQIARFGVGRKFQTPRVYLNLTPRENLELSCNRQKNVFTTLLKPTPSGERQTVNSLLETIGLTAKADILSGLLSHGEKQWLEIGMLVAQSPDLLLVDEPVAGLTDEETMLTGELLVSLAESHSIIVIEHDMEFVRQIARTVTVLHEGSVLCEGSIEQVQSDPRVIQVYLGSTSEEAAH; this is translated from the coding sequence GTGAACGGGAAAATATTAGAAATCGAGAACTTAACCGTTAGTTTTGATGGCTTTAACGCCCTCAACAACCTAACATTTAGTATGAATACCGGCGAACTGCGGGTGATTATTGGCCCCAATGGCGCGGGCAAAACCACATTTCTCGATGTCATCACCGGCAAAGTCAAACCAACCAAAGGCAGAGTTTTATTCAAAGGGCGCAATTTGCGGAAATTTTCCGAACATCAAATCGCTCGGTTTGGCGTCGGGCGGAAATTTCAGACCCCGCGAGTTTACCTCAACCTCACCCCAAGGGAAAATTTAGAGTTATCCTGCAATCGCCAAAAAAACGTATTTACCACCCTGCTAAAACCCACACCGTCCGGGGAACGCCAAACCGTCAATAGTTTGTTAGAAACCATCGGTTTAACCGCCAAAGCTGATATTTTATCAGGATTGCTCTCCCACGGAGAAAAGCAATGGCTAGAAATTGGGATGTTAGTGGCGCAATCTCCCGATTTATTGCTGGTAGATGAACCGGTCGCGGGTTTGACCGATGAAGAAACGATGTTAACCGGAGAATTGCTGGTGTCCTTAGCCGAAAGTCATTCGATTATTGTGATTGAACACGATATGGAATTCGTGCGACAAATTGCCCGGACGGTGACGGTACTGCATGAGGGTTCGGTATTGTGCGAAGGCAGTATAGAGCAGGTACAAAGTGACCCGCGAGTTATCCAAGTCTATTTGGGCAGTACCTCGGAAGAAGCCGCACATTAG
- the urtC gene encoding urea ABC transporter permease subunit UrtC encodes MKPNKIADDASSLPPWEQLWAKIYTFSQQQPRWFEICLVGVAALFLIVIMPLVLSDFRLDLLQRYLALAIVALGIDLIWGYTGMLSLGHGIFFALGGYAIAMHIKLQIPATASNQLPEFMNLYGVTKLPWFWHPFYSLPFSIIAVFLIPAILAALLGYLVFRNRIRGVYFSILTQAATIVFFNFFNGQQKLFNGTNGLTDFQTILGFPISDAKTQYGFYIITVLLLVGGYALCRWLTTGRFGRLLVAIRDDETRVRFSGYDPTGYKVLVFAISAALAGIGGAMFTLRTGIISPRAMDIAFSIEMVIWVAVGGRATLVGAILGALLVNYGKSLFSEKFPDIWLFFQGAMFLIVVLVLPNGIIGWVRTEGIDLFRQIIRRPRYVTTYPQLEEDPEVQRERETLEP; translated from the coding sequence ATGAAACCAAATAAAATCGCAGATGATGCCTCATCTCTCCCTCCCTGGGAGCAACTATGGGCAAAAATTTATACTTTTTCCCAACAGCAACCGCGCTGGTTTGAGATATGCTTAGTGGGGGTAGCGGCCCTCTTCTTAATCGTCATTATGCCCCTGGTGCTGTCAGATTTTCGCCTCGACTTGCTGCAGCGGTATTTAGCCTTAGCCATAGTCGCTCTGGGCATCGATTTAATTTGGGGTTATACGGGGATGCTCAGTTTGGGACATGGCATCTTTTTCGCGCTCGGTGGCTACGCGATCGCCATGCACATCAAACTACAAATCCCCGCCACCGCCAGCAACCAACTCCCCGAATTTATGAACCTCTACGGCGTGACCAAACTCCCCTGGTTTTGGCACCCGTTCTATTCCTTACCCTTCAGCATTATTGCCGTCTTCCTCATCCCCGCCATTCTCGCCGCCTTATTAGGATATCTCGTCTTCCGCAACCGCATCCGAGGCGTTTACTTCTCCATCCTCACCCAAGCAGCCACGATCGTCTTTTTTAACTTCTTCAACGGCCAGCAAAAACTATTCAATGGCACCAACGGACTCACCGACTTTCAAACCATCTTAGGTTTCCCCATTTCCGATGCCAAAACCCAATACGGATTTTACATCATCACCGTCCTCCTCTTAGTCGGAGGCTACGCACTTTGTCGGTGGCTCACCACCGGAAGATTTGGCCGCCTGCTCGTCGCCATTCGCGATGATGAAACCCGCGTGCGCTTCTCCGGTTACGACCCCACCGGCTATAAAGTATTAGTATTTGCCATTTCCGCCGCCTTAGCGGGAATTGGTGGCGCCATGTTCACCCTCAGAACCGGTATCATTTCCCCCAGAGCAATGGATATTGCCTTCTCCATAGAAATGGTGATTTGGGTCGCCGTGGGAGGACGCGCCACCTTAGTAGGAGCCATCTTGGGCGCCTTATTAGTCAACTATGGTAAAAGCCTATTCAGCGAAAAATTCCCCGATATTTGGCTATTTTTCCAAGGCGCCATGTTCCTGATTGTAGTTTTGGTACTTCCCAATGGTATCATCGGCTGGGTACGCACCGAAGGCATTGACTTATTCCGCCAAATCATCCGGCGTCCCCGCTATGTCACCACCTATCCCCAATTGGAAGAAGACCCAGAAGTGCAGCGCGAGCGCGAAACTTTGGAACCTTAA
- the urtE gene encoding urea ABC transporter ATP-binding subunit UrtE has protein sequence MLQVSGLNVYYGESHILRDVDLSVPGGKMVCLIGRNGVGKTTMLKTIMGLIAPRRGQIYLAGEPIANKSPDVRAKMGIGYVPQGREIIPRLTVRENLLLGLEARPKRPKNLAIPDEIFELFPVLQRMLNRMGGDLSGGQQQQLAIARALMGNPRLLVLDEPTEGIQPSIILEIEAAVRRIIQSTGISVLLVEQHLHFVREADWYYAMQKGGIVASGATSELSNETIQRFLAV, from the coding sequence ATGCTGCAAGTATCGGGGTTAAATGTCTATTATGGAGAAAGTCACATTTTGCGCGATGTGGATTTGAGCGTACCTGGGGGAAAAATGGTATGCTTAATTGGCCGCAATGGGGTGGGTAAAACCACGATGTTAAAAACCATTATGGGCTTAATTGCACCGCGACGGGGACAAATTTATTTAGCTGGGGAACCGATCGCCAATAAATCCCCCGATGTGCGGGCGAAAATGGGGATTGGTTATGTGCCCCAAGGACGGGAAATCATTCCTCGGTTGACGGTGAGAGAAAATCTATTATTGGGATTGGAAGCTCGGCCAAAACGTCCGAAAAATCTGGCGATTCCTGATGAAATTTTCGAGCTGTTCCCGGTATTGCAAAGGATGTTAAACCGGATGGGGGGAGATTTGAGCGGCGGACAGCAGCAACAATTGGCGATCGCCCGGGCTCTCATGGGCAATCCTCGTTTACTCGTCCTCGATGAACCCACCGAAGGCATCCAACCTTCGATTATCCTAGAAATTGAAGCCGCCGTCAGGCGAATTATCCAATCAACCGGGATTTCTGTGCTGTTAGTAGAACAACACTTGCACTTTGTCCGGGAAGCTGATTGGTATTATGCCATGCAAAAAGGTGGTATTGTTGCCTCTGGAGCCACCAGCGAACTCAGTAATGAAACTATCCAGCGGTTCCTCGCCGTTTAA
- the ureC gene encoding urease subunit alpha: MSYRMDRRAYGETYGPTVGDRVRLADTELFIEIEQDFTTYGDEVKFGGGKVIRDGMGQSPITNEAGAVDLVITNAVILDWWGVVKADVGIKDGKIFKIGKAGNPYIQDNVDIIIGPGTEAIAGEGCILTAGGIDAHIHFICPQQIEVAIASGITTMIGGGTGPATGTNATTCTPGPWNIYRMLQAADAFPVNLGFLGKGNSSQTPALVEQVKAGVMGLKLHEDWGTTPATIDTCLAVAEEYDIQVAIHTDTLNEAGFVEQTIGAFKNRTIHTYHTEGAGGGHAPDIIKVCGQSNVLPSSTNPTRPYTVNTLEEHLDMLMVCHHLDRSIPEDVAFAESRIRRETIAAEDILHDLGAFSMISSDSQAMGRVGETIIRTWQTAHKMKVQRGFLSPPNSSGGNRENDNFRARRYIAKYTINPAITHGIAKYVGSIEPGKLADLCLWRPAFFGVKPELVIKGGAIAYAQMGDANASIPTPQPIHSQPMFGSFGGARTATSLTFLSQAAIQLDISTQLKLQKTAVAVSDTRHLSKQDMKLNHALPVVEVDPETYEVRADGELLTCEPATTLPLAQRYFLF; encoded by the coding sequence ATGAGTTATAGAATGGATCGCCGCGCCTATGGGGAGACTTATGGCCCAACGGTGGGCGATCGCGTCCGCCTCGCCGATACGGAATTGTTCATTGAAATCGAACAAGACTTCACCACCTATGGCGATGAAGTGAAATTTGGCGGCGGCAAAGTTATCCGCGATGGGATGGGACAATCTCCCATTACTAACGAGGCGGGAGCGGTAGATTTAGTCATAACCAATGCGGTAATTTTAGATTGGTGGGGCGTGGTGAAAGCCGATGTGGGGATTAAAGATGGCAAAATCTTTAAAATCGGTAAAGCGGGCAATCCTTACATTCAGGATAATGTAGATATTATTATCGGTCCGGGAACGGAAGCGATCGCCGGAGAAGGCTGCATCCTCACTGCAGGGGGAATTGATGCTCACATTCATTTTATTTGTCCCCAACAAATAGAAGTAGCCATCGCCTCTGGAATTACCACCATGATTGGCGGCGGTACGGGTCCCGCCACTGGCACTAATGCCACCACTTGCACCCCCGGACCTTGGAATATTTATCGAATGTTGCAAGCCGCTGATGCTTTCCCAGTTAACCTCGGTTTTCTCGGTAAAGGTAACAGCAGTCAAACCCCCGCATTAGTGGAACAAGTAAAAGCCGGAGTCATGGGTTTAAAACTCCATGAAGACTGGGGAACCACACCCGCCACTATTGATACTTGTCTCGCCGTAGCGGAAGAGTATGATATTCAAGTGGCAATTCACACCGACACCCTCAATGAAGCTGGGTTCGTAGAACAGACGATCGGCGCATTTAAAAACCGCACCATCCACACTTATCATACCGAAGGTGCAGGGGGAGGACACGCCCCAGATATTATCAAAGTTTGCGGCCAAAGTAATGTGCTGCCTTCTTCTACCAACCCCACCCGACCTTACACCGTCAACACCTTAGAAGAACATCTGGATATGTTGATGGTTTGCCACCACCTAGACCGCAGCATTCCTGAAGATGTAGCCTTTGCCGAATCGCGCATCCGCCGGGAGACGATCGCCGCCGAAGATATTTTACATGACTTGGGGGCGTTTAGTATGATTTCCTCCGATTCCCAGGCAATGGGACGAGTGGGAGAAACCATTATTCGCACCTGGCAAACCGCCCATAAAATGAAAGTACAACGCGGATTTCTCTCACCACCAAACAGCAGCGGTGGCAACAGGGAAAATGATAATTTTCGGGCGCGGCGATATATTGCCAAATATACGATTAATCCGGCAATTACACATGGCATTGCCAAATATGTGGGCTCCATTGAACCAGGGAAACTCGCCGACTTATGTTTATGGCGTCCGGCATTTTTCGGCGTCAAACCGGAACTTGTCATCAAAGGCGGGGCGATCGCCTACGCCCAAATGGGAGACGCTAACGCCAGCATTCCCACCCCCCAACCCATCCACAGTCAGCCCATGTTTGGCAGTTTTGGTGGGGCTCGTACCGCCACCTCCCTTACTTTCCTGTCCCAAGCCGCAATTCAACTAGATATTTCTACTCAACTGAAACTGCAAAAAACTGCTGTCGCCGTATCTGATACTCGCCACCTCAGCAAACAGGATATGAAATTAAATCATGCCCTACCCGTTGTGGAAGTGGACCCGGAAACCTACGAAGTGCGAGCCGATGGTGAGCTGCTGACCTGCGAACCAGCCACCACATTACCCCTAGCCCAGCGCTATTTTCTGTTTTAA
- a CDS encoding urease accessory protein UreF: MLNDFSLLSLLQLASTSLPVGAYSYSEGLEILVEQGVIANAEHLKHWIKSSLQEGSIHLDAAVMVRGQKAAIAGDMASLQYWNHWASASRETEELRQQSWQMGNALIRLFLALIPESETLVIAHHWREQDCNFAIAFGIAAAYWQIPPASALLGYLQSWTSNCIGAGVKLIPLGQTAGQQLLLNLQPILVAASQDILTVADEDLSSCTWGLSLASMHHETQYSRLFRS, encoded by the coding sequence ATGCTCAATGATTTTTCCTTATTATCTTTACTTCAGTTAGCCAGTACCAGTTTACCCGTAGGAGCCTACAGCTATTCTGAAGGGTTAGAAATCCTGGTAGAGCAGGGAGTAATTGCTAATGCCGAACATCTCAAACATTGGATAAAATCCTCATTACAGGAGGGAAGCATTCATTTAGATGCAGCGGTGATGGTGCGGGGACAGAAAGCCGCGATCGCGGGAGATATGGCCAGTTTACAATACTGGAATCATTGGGCATCGGCGTCCAGAGAAACGGAAGAACTGCGCCAACAAAGCTGGCAAATGGGTAATGCCTTAATCCGGTTATTTCTGGCTTTAATCCCAGAGTCAGAAACCCTGGTAATTGCGCATCATTGGCGGGAGCAAGATTGCAATTTCGCCATTGCCTTTGGTATCGCCGCCGCTTATTGGCAAATTCCCCCCGCATCAGCTTTACTGGGATATTTGCAAAGTTGGACATCTAATTGTATCGGAGCTGGGGTGAAATTGATTCCCTTGGGGCAAACGGCGGGACAACAGTTATTATTAAATTTACAACCGATATTGGTGGCAGCGTCCCAAGATATTCTCACCGTCGCCGATGAGGACCTGAGTAGTTGTACGTGGGGGTTATCCTTAGCCAGTATGCACCATGAAACCCAATATTCTCGTTTATTTAGGAGCTGA
- a CDS encoding nucleotidyltransferase family protein: MKLNQLPVKIPLDKIARFCQDNQIQKLSLFGSVLRDDFSPESDIDILVEFMPEKRIGYFGLVGLEMDLTEMLGRKVDLRTPEELSRYFRQKVLDSAEVIYVYR; the protein is encoded by the coding sequence ATGAAACTCAACCAATTACCAGTAAAAATCCCCCTTGACAAAATTGCCCGCTTCTGCCAAGACAACCAAATCCAAAAACTCTCCCTATTCGGTTCTGTGTTGCGGGATGATTTTTCCCCAGAAAGTGATATCGATATTCTGGTAGAATTTATGCCGGAGAAGAGGATTGGTTATTTTGGCTTAGTGGGCTTGGAAATGGACCTTACGGAGATGCTAGGACGCAAAGTCGATTTGCGCACTCCCGAAGAACTCAGCCGCTATTTTCGCCAAAAGGTACTCGATTCTGCTGAGGTGATTTATGTTTATCGATAA